Below is a genomic region from Rosa chinensis cultivar Old Blush chromosome 5, RchiOBHm-V2, whole genome shotgun sequence.
cataataattaccaataatatatcatgagtaaaataaaaaaaatcacgaAACTTGCTTTAAATTTCACGATAAAAACAtaagaaataaaatataaaacatgCTAAACATatttataaatcatgcttaaaaataatcataaaaaacataaataacaaggcatgcttgaaaggatcaaaattatctaactaaacatgctcaataacaaactataataaaagcataaacaataaagtatcaagcatgcttaaaaatagtagacataaatgaaaatcacatactttagattccacgaatatatattacatatataacaagcaataaaatagcatgctaataaaaattctaattataaataattaaatataccccatagtatgaaaataaaagagaacattcttggttttaataaaaataaaacaatcctaacgcacgcgcgtgttgatgcaggtgtGCGTAGCAATATTTTTGGGATTGAGAAAAAACAAAGCCGCTTCCTCTCTCTATGCATCAGTGGGCcttattcttgttttttttcttttctttgttttctgttttttttttctgggcctggtcttttctttgggcatttttttttctctcttttgttttctgtGGGCCTTagggcctttttttttctttgcttcttttttttttctaggccgCAGGcctggttcttcttcttttcttttttttgttgggcCAGGTCatactctttttttgtttttttttctctctttttcttcttttttttctttcctttctctcttttttttcttttccgcgTCTTCTTCCTTCGCGTCTCCTTCTGGTTTGCAAGTGGCTATGTGACTAGGATCTGCTGCAGGCGGGTTTAGTTGTGGTGCACTGCTGCAAGGAGCTGCGATGCAGGGTGGAGGCTGAAGGCTACAGCGCGAGTTGCTAGGTTGGGCTGGGAGTGAGATGCATGGCAGAGGGGAGGCCGCGCCGGCGAGCAGGACGAGGGCAGAGGTTTGCGGCTTGGTGATGGAGGCCGGCTGAAGGAGGAAGCGCTAACCAAGAGGTTTGGGGCATCGGGACTTGGCCGGATTTGCTGCGCCGAGGTCGGATTCGACTGAGATTTTTCCGAGACAGGTATAGTGCTTGCTGGGCTGTGCGGGCTCCGGCGGTGCAGGGCGGGAGGAGGGCGTCTATGCGGCCGAAAGAAGGATCTGGGCAGTGCACTTACGCTGGGCAGTGCGATTAGACAACAAGTGGCCTAGGCTAGGCTAGGCTTGGTGGCcggattttatttatttatttgtaaaaTGGTTTCGacgggaagaagaaagaaactaaaaaaactagggtttttttcttggctattggctctgagcgtgctgataacgtgtaaaagtaaaatgcaattggaattggtcgcctcatttcatttcatagtccctttatatagggatagaattacaacggaaatatcaattacattaaatactAATTGATCCGTAAtccttgctgattgatggtaatcgctgatTCTTTGATTCCCTCTCTATCAGTCGCTTTGACGagggcacataatatgtttttcctttaacaactttttttttttttttaattactgaGGCAATTAAATTTATAAGGACACATGCAGTTAACTTGAGACTAGCATTTCAAATCTCATTTTGTGGATCAAGAATACTAAGGGGACTGAAGCGGGCTACTGGAACACAAACAAGATCATATGCCCTCGGAGTCGTGAATCCCGGTTTTTCATCCATTTCAAGAACATTATTCTCCTTATCCATGTTCTTGTAATGTGTCCCAACAACTTTCCAATCAAAGCATTGAATCATAGCTGCAAGTAGCGCAGGTAGCATTTTCATGGTTAGGGTTATACCAGGACATATCCTCCTTCCAGATCCGAATGGAAGAAATTGAAACTGTTGTCCTCTAACATCTATTGCACTTGCCTTGTCGCCCCCATCGAGTTGTAAGAATCTTTCAGGACAAAACTCTAATGGTTTTTCCCAATTCTTAGGATCTCTTCCGATGGCCCAATTGTTTATGAATAACATTGTGTCTTTGGCAATGACATAATTGCCAACCTTACATTGTTCTACGCATTTTCTTGTAACAAAAGTCAAAGGTGGGTGTAGCCTTAATGATTCTTTTATGATGGCTTGAATGTAAGGAAGATTGGGAACATCCAATTCTCCGACTAATCTTCCATTTTTAACGACTCGATATATCTCATCCCTTGCTTTTTTAAGCACCTCTGGGTGATTCATAAGCTCTGCCAGTGCCCATTCCATTGAAATAGAGGTTGTGTCTATGCTAGCCGCAAACAAATCCTGTGAAAAACCTTTTGTTACTTTTTTTAAAGTAAATAACAGTTGAGAAAATTCATATACAAATTAATGGAAATTTAAGTTCCAGAActattaaatattttttgtcaGAAAAATCACACTCAttaatatatacacatatatgttCACGAGTACTCTCACCAATTTGTACATTCAAGTATCAAACTTATGAGATGAGAGAATTCTGATTTAtcaaagagagtttctattgggacctccaaatttgctcatttgacctcactctattatgaattattaaatgacatatataacctattataaaatgactattaaggacaataattataccaaaaaaaatattatatttattttatgtagactttccaattcaataatattagattgtattccttatctattttcattttccaatttcactacatactcattaaagcattcatatatatttaataagaattaaaaatatgattaagatcatgtgacataaaaatatatgatatatatgttgaacacatattggtgagggaaaataaaataaatcctcttatgatttatgacctaaatctaaaaaaatccattatatttgccaaaaaaaaagtatttaaataattaatcatgtggtacaaaaaatacaagaaaaaaataaacattaaaaaacgaatgaatttttttgtttgagaataaaaaaaatgatttttttttttgcacagctaaaatagaaaaaaaaaaaactaatagttcatggcatttttttattaattagacattaatttttgaactcaaatttgattaagaaatgtatatttagttaagatttacagaatgattaaatcattgaaatgacaaatttttttattttaaagataataatttgtttgcaaattataggagtaaggttatttgaggaagtttactgaggtttagtgagtaaatttagtatttgaaaatttgataagaggtgtaaaaagcatagaggtcaagtgagtaaatttggaggttccaatagaaaaactctttatCAAATGCATGCATAACACACATACACTATATATATAAGACCATTCTACAAAAGATTAGGTTAGGTTTAGAAGTATGGTTAGAGTAAGGATTAGGTTTAGAAAAAATATGGGATTAATTTGGAAAAACAGTAGGGATGGGTGAATTATACCGTAATTAGACCCTTAACATGATTTCTTGAAAATTCAACCTCCAAATTCTCACTGCTCTCACCCTCCAAAATATCAAGCAAAATATCAAGAAAGCTCTTGACATCCTTTTCTTCTATAGTGTCGCCTTTCTTCTGTATCTTCCTCAACTCTTCACGTTCAGCGATCACCTTCTCCACCAATTCATCGAACTTCTTATGTGTGGCCTCGGTTCTCTTCCGAAATCCCTGCAAATCCAGTTTCTTCCAAATCCAATTAAAATCACTGAAATTGAACTCTCCGAAAATCTTGGTCGCCTCCCGGACCACCAACCTCGCCTCATCCGCCCGCGAAGCACTAGAATATTTCCCCAGCATCATCTGCCCGATGACGTTGTGACTAACCCTGGGCAGCTCCTCACTGAGGTTGACTGATTCGCAAGTCTCGGCTTTCTTGGCCAACAGCCTCAGAAGCCTCACGTACTCTTGGTTTCGGATGGCCAAAAAGTTGTCTACACTGTGGCCGCCGAGGAGCTCGTTTGTGATCAGCTTCTTGGTGAACTTCCAGTGATGTGCATAAGGTGCAAATGCAAAGGAAGCATTGTATGTCATGGTTTCGACCGCGGTGTTCTCTGAGCGGTCTATGAAGGAGAGCTCGTGGGTTTTTAGGAATTCTTTTGCCAACTCCGGTGACGTCACCACGATGCATGGGACGGAGCCGAGGCGGAGAGAGAATATGGGACCGAAGCGTAGAGAGAGGTCGTGGAAGGAACGGTGGATGAGAGGGCTGAGGAGATGGAAATGGCCAATGATGGGCAAGGCTAAAGGGCTTGGAGGAAGGTCACCATAGTGTTTCACATGGAACTTTTTCGAGATGAAGATAGAGAGAATAAGGAAGAGGATGAGGAGGACTAACTCAACTACCATGGCTACTAACTACCTTGTGATCGTAGTGAGATTTTAGCAAGAATGGCTTCGTATTCTTCACTATATAAAGACCCATATTAATGTCTTAACCATAGACTTCAATTTTTCTGTCTGTCTAATCAAAACTTTAAATATGTTTAAATCATTCTTGTAGCTGTCCTGAAATGAGCTCAATGAAAATAGAATCTCATGTGATTTGATTTGTAGCTATCCGTACCACCCaacctccaaaaaaaaaaaattctcataacCAATCAATTATATTAAGAAAACAGAATGATCAAATTGCAGTCGTACCAATCAAAATAGATAAAGTAATTTTATTTGGTAAATAGTAAAGAAATTAATTTATCAAAAAAAAGTTAAGTAATAAATGgataaattattattttctttacttGGACATTTGTAATTTTTATATGAGTTTAGGAGATGTATAAAATAGCATTTTGCTTGATTTAAGTGTTTTCCTGTAGCACGGGGtttaggttttatgtccccccctcTGGTTACAAAATCATACTATTAATGTActaaatggaaccgggcgtggggtTGAGCCTCCCGGCTCGGCTGGGTTccaacttttcaaaaaaaaaaagaatgaacatCTTCTATAAGGAAAAGTACATACAACTTTGAGTCAAGTAATTTTTTGCTAAATTCTAACATTATAATTTTGTATACTATGTCTTGACCCCCCAAGTTTTAAATCCTAGTTCTGCCCCTGGAAATCGCAGTTATAATTTTCATTATATTTGAAAATAGCATTTGTGTCAAAACAACTATTGTCATCAATTGAAAAACTACTtccaatggaaaaaaaaaaaaaaaaacaactgttGAATAACCAAAAACCTACTATCAACAAATCAAAAAGCTAGTGTAATTTTTTAGAAAAGTTATTATCATTTTTCGACACTtagataaaaatatatattgactcaattgataatataagtATTAAAATGACATTTATAAGTAATTTGCTATAACTAGCTTTATGATTCATCAACAATAGCTTTTCAAAAGATGTCAATAGCAATAACATTTCAGTTTCTTGGTTATAACTTTTCAGTGTGGGGCGGTAGCTTTTTTTAATGATGGTAGTGACTTTTTCAACAAGTGatataactttcatgaagaataaCAAAATACCTTTCTGGTTAATTGACAGTAACGTTTTGATTCCTAACGAGACCCTTGTTAATAGTTTGCTAAAGAAAAAACAACTTGATAGGCTATTACAGAAATACCCTTGACAATATTTACCCTAAATTTGGGTTTGGTTACAGGCTTACGGCCTAGATAACTCTTCAAGTAGacaaagtggtgttagctcagtggttagagcactcactacctatgtacgaagtcatgggttcaatagtcaccatgggggcaggaaTGAAactctttgatcctcttttaaaaaagaagaaaaaaaaaaaaaaactcttcaagTAGATCCACGTCTGATTAGACCAGATGATAAATCCCATACCAGAAATTAACGTTGAAAAAGTTTGTTTTGGCGAGTTCCGTTGTCAAATAATTAATAGTTTAATTAATATTAAACTTCGCCAAACTTATTTATTTCTTGCGGTTCAATTTTAAGTATTGCCTGCATCAATGTACCGTTTTATATCACCATCTGTAGTTATAGTTGATATCGTATCTGTGGATCGATCTCCAAACAACTGGTATGAACTAGTTTTTCCAACTGAGGAGCCATAGATCTGCACCACACTATAAATCTCTTAATTAACTTTGTTAAATCATTGATATCGAAATCTTCCATTGCCTACGTGCatgctttttctttctttttgttaggACCAATAGCTAGGACGGTTGCCACTATCCCCACCAAGCCTAGAAAAAGTCAAACAAAATGATTATTAATAGAGTGAGGGATTGTTGAGAATATGAAtttgaaatggaaaaatgaagactTTGTCTATTTGTTTATAAGAATTTGGGGTACTCTGTTTTTGTCAATTGATTTTAGTTGTGTATGGGTTTGAGTCATCATGGGGGTAAGAGTGAAATCTTTTAATTATCTTttaaaaaaaggagagaaaaaaattgattttagTTGTGAAGCCTAAATCGATAGGGACTACATAATTCATATTAAATACTCTTGTCATCCTCAGAAAAAAGAATTCGGATCCTCTCCTTCACTAGCCTCTAACCTTGGCTGTCCTTAACGTTTAATCTCATTTGTTCACTAAAAATTTAAAAGCTATTATTAGTCCACATCAGCACCTAATTTTAAAACTCTAACAACTTAGCTAGTTGCTGTTAACGGTGTTAGTTTTCTCTTCTTTCCCACCGTCTCCTTGTTACTTTCACAGGCTCATCTCTctaattattttccttttaacTATCTTCTTCTCCACTCCAGAAATTTTACCCTCCCCATGTCATgtccaatgttctaaaaaaagGCCTAAGCGGCCGCCTAGCGGTAAGGAACCGATCAGATTTTGGCTTAGGCGTTGCTCTTAGGTGCTGGGctactaggcgggctaggcaGTGCTAGGCAGTGCCGCTTGGGCGGTGCTAGGTGGGGACTAGgcgaccctaaaccctaatttattctatatattgactatatttatatttataattaatttttagactttaaatatttatatttatgttATTATAggtcataaaaataattaaaaaaataaaaaccacctAGTCCCCGGCTAGGCCCTTAGGCGCTAGTCCTtgggtcaccgcccgactagcgcctaatattttttagaaccttggtcaTATCACTATTCTTCAGCTGATAATTAAATGACtttgttttgtgaaataattATATCGAGCAAGCTAGCATGCATCAAGTAATTGTGTCCATGACTTTATTTTTCAGTAGGAATTGTATAACTTTCTGAAGTACTTATGTCAATGAAGGCCTCTCTATTTTTGTCAATCATCTGGGATGGTTTTTTTAAACAGATCAAAGAGAATGGAGTTGGAGCAAGTTCATCGGGCTTGTTCTTGCCCGGGCACCACGTCAAAAGGAGGCTGGGAGGAGGATTTTCGGACTGTTCATCCTTCCACCGGATCTGGGGCAAGACTACAAGGGGAGGCCCAGGGCATTATCTCGGTCACCGTGGTGACTGAGCCCGTGACCCAGGCTGCCAGGTTGGcccaagaagaagagaagaggggAGACGCGGGTAGCCGAAGACGTGAAGCCCAACCGCTTGTCTTCTAGCGATGACAGGACAGCAGGCATGTTGGGACCACGATTTTGTTGTCTAGTGGCGTGGGGGTGCAGTGGGGGTGCGACGTGGCTCGTAGCCGTTGGGCTACTTTTTAGTTTGAATGCAACGGTCCACAGATCTGGACCGTTGATTTTGATAATTAAAGGGATCTGACGGCTATAAATCTTGTACAAGAggttttaaaataaataaataaccgtTAGATTTCAAcggtaacaaaaaaattataaccacaatttcctataaatacctcatctcctattttacttctcacaccaaaaaaatcatctttcttcctcaaaATGTTTTGTTCCTTCTCCTCATAGCTTTCATACTCTACAATTTTTTGATTCCAATATGAGTGTACGAGGCAATACGATTGCAATACGATTGTCCAACCTATAGGAGATCCAAGTATTGACTAGACACGTTGGCAGACTATTGAAgacattcaattgtgcaagtcttggagggCTGTTAGCCAAGATCCGTCAAAGGGTACGGAACGAAGAAAAGATGATCTATGGATAGATGTACGCCAACACTATGCCGAACATTGGGATGGATATGTCCGATCAATTCAAGCTTTTCAAGGGaggtggaaaaccttgaaagtcGAACTTTATGCTTGGCATTGTGTGTTAAGGCAAGTGAAAAGTTGGTACAAGAGTGGTGCGAATATGAttgatgaggtatgaatttgtagtgtaacacgaattttaatttttatgattcttttagtgtatattaaaatttaattagttgatacatcttattttaaattattagttgaaatattttgttgataattatactttaaattattagttcatatattaaaatttagttgataattatacttcaAATTAGTACTTCCTAAGCATACTTTATActtcattttatttaaattatacaTTATACTCACCTTATACTTAAATAGTTGATACATTGTAcctcgtttatatttgtactaatagatttatactttttttttaaaattaaatagCGACGTCAAACACAAGATTTGTGGAGAGCTGCGATGACCAAatcgaaaggaaaagaaaaaaaaggtgattTCATTAGTTTAGAATGTTACGAGATTGTTAAGGGCTTTCAACAATTTGATGACATTCCAAACCATTCCTCTTCGGCTGGAGGAACCTCCAGGGGAGGAACTGAACGGATGCACACACAACAATCCGTTCCTGATTCTCATGTCCAGTTGGACATAGATGCAGATGAGGTAAACGCCGATGCAACTCCCAAACCTtcggtgaggcctcaaggaaagaaggctgccaaagaagctcttcggaaaggaaagaaagcatcTAATAATTCCAGTCCTCTGATGAACGTTGTGGAGACTATAGcaaccaaccaaacatcaatgaTGTCTGCCAAGGAGAAACGTGATGAGGAATATGCTCGACATCTCCGTGACCAACAACAACGAGATTATATACGCTTGCAAATAGATATGCGAAACGAGGCATTCAAAattcaagagagggaagagcgtattatggagatggaCATAAGTAAGATGACGCCAACCAAAAAGAATTActagcaaagaaaacaaaaaaaaattgcagagaaaGAAGCTGAAGATGCAACCCGTGGATCTAACatcccacaaccaccattccccggtgggtattatccacaatctcctttctccggtggctatccacaaccTCTTTTCCCCGATGGCTATCCACAACCTCCTTTCCCAggtggctatccacaaccaccattcaccGGTGGTGTCCCTTCCCCACCTTTCTCTTCGGGTGACTCCACCAACCCCAACCATATGGATGACcccacaaacacaaattggattcctaatgaagatgaggattaggaaaattagggagttatatattttaaataattgtattgTTATGATTCCAATGCTTGGTTTTTGACTTATGTAATATTggattgatgaaattaaaatttatttgaataatacccttccaaatgaaaagctaaatgaaaccacacaaacataattaaaaacattaaaactatagtagaaaccacacaaacataattaaaaacataaaaactaatagaaaacacacacaaatagcaGATCTAGATACTCCTATTGCCTTGAAATTCCCAAAAGAGTTGAATGAGGTCTTCCTGCAGGTTGGAGTGACTGTGCTCAGATCTAATTTGTTGGTAGCGGTCCATGAATCTGTTCATATGATGAGCATCTCTATCAACAGGATCAAAGTCTCTACCGGTTGGTCCCTCCCATATCTCAGCAATCCTGGGCCTCATATTGTTATCCTCCTCATCATCGGACTCCAACTCATCATTGCTGTCTTCAGGTCGTTCATTTTCGacaatcatgttgtgtaatataatacacgTCAACATAATGTATCGAAGGTCCTCTTTATGCCACCCACGAGCAGCTCCTCTAACAATACCAAACCGTGACTGTAATATACCAAAACACCTTTCTACATCCTTCCTATACCCCTCTTGAGCCTTTGCAAACTCGATTTCCTTGGGGCGTGTAGGATTTCGAACAGTTTTCAAGAAAGTCGCCCATCAAGGATAAATACCGTCGGCGAGATAGTATCCTAGACTGTGAGCTCTGTTGTTAACTTGGAATTGGATCAGAGGTGCTCTACCGGCAGTAAGCTCATCAAACAACGGAGACTTTTCCAAGACATTCAGGTCGTTGCATGCCCCAGGCATTCCAAAGAATGCGTGCCAAATCCTGATGTTGTAAGATGCGACTGCTTCCAGGATGATAGTGGGGATCTGTTTCCTACCACTATATTCCCCAGCCCAACCTGTCggacaattcttccattgccaatgCATACAGTCCATGCTCCCAATCATTCCTGGAAAACCTCTCCTCTCAACTTTGGTAATAAGTCGTCTGAGGTCGGCTGCAGTAGGAGCGCGGAGGTATTTTGTTGAGTAAAGATCAACAATTCCTCGTGTAAAGTGCTGAAGGGCTGCGACGGAGGTGGATTTCGCCATCCGACAATACTCAGCACATTGATCTGCCCCTGCACCGTACGCAAGTATTCCCAAGGCAGCTGTCATCTTCTGCTCCGGAAGCAGTCCGACTTTGCCGGTAGCATCTGACCTTTGAACAAAGTAACGACCATACTGGCAAAGGTCAGTAGATATACGCTTGAAGAGATTGAGACTCATCCTGTAACATGTTCGGAACTCCGGATCTTTGAACACTGGCCGGTCGATAAAGTAGTCGGCCAACATACCTTTGCCCTTTTCTTCTCTAAGTCGTTCCTCATTTGGTGCACAACCCGGATGAGAACCGCGCCCTCGGTGTTGGTTTCCATATTCTTCTGCGACTGCAGCGATGACAATGGCGTTGGTggccatcatcttcatcatcttcatcctgaGACCGTCGAATTTGATCCCACAAATTGTTCATTGCAACGAGGGAAATTTAGGAAATATGTAATGCTAGAGATATGAAAAGGGTGAAGGTTTGTTAAGCTCGGATGGTGTGTGTATGTAGTGAAAACATCATgtctatttattgaaatttttcacacataaaagtgtcggtgggttatcactcactcatttcaaaaaattgtcggtggtgtgcatgtgataaaagtgtcggtggatttttatattttttcacacttttcaaaaaacttgtcggtggtgtgcatgtgataaaagtgtcggtggagttaaaaaaaatttcacacttttcaaaaactttgtcggtggtgtacatgataaaagtgtcggtggagttttaaatattttcacacttttcaaaaactttgtcggtggtgtatatatgataaaagtgtcggtggagtaaaaaaaaaaaaaaagtgtcggtggacatataatttgtctaccaataaaattttatttggttgcattttcaaattgtttatcaatactatttatttacatcatacatttctcattttccaaaaaaaaattaataaaatattcaatGAACAATAACTGACTGGTGACCTTGACTCAAcgggtggaagcaaagatccaatggcagtgaatagtttcctgccctggtgacctggtgaccgtgacccaacgggtgaacttgctcttggAACTTGGAAGATATAGGATGCCATATGGCAGAAAAAGGAGAATCAAACGTAGCtgggttttcttttttgtttcaattCCAGATGATAGCTACTCAAGCAATTCTCGTCCAACACTAACACCACAAAGCATCTTTCAGCTTCTTCAGTTGGGCTTCCAGAGAT
It encodes:
- the LOC112163910 gene encoding uncharacterized protein LOC112163910; its protein translation is MKMMKMMATNAIVIAAVAEEYGNQHRGRGSHPGCAPNEERLREEKGKGMLADYFIDRPVFKDPEFRTCYRMSLNLFKRISTDLCQYGRYFVQRSDATGKVGLLPEQKMTAALGILAYGAGADQCAEYCRMAKSTSVAALQHFTRGIVDLYSTKYLRAPTAADLRRLITKVERRGFPGMIGSMDCMHWQWKNCPTGWAGEYSGRKQIPTIILEAVASYNIRIWHAFFGMPGACNDLNVLEKSPLFDELTAGRAPLIQFQVNNRAHSLGYYLADGIYP
- the LOC112163908 gene encoding licodione synthase — encoded protein: MVVELVLLILFLILSIFISKKFHVKHYGDLPPSPLALPIIGHFHLLSPLIHRSFHDLSLRFGPIFSLRLGSVPCIVVTSPELAKEFLKTHELSFIDRSENTAVETMTYNASFAFAPYAHHWKFTKKLITNELLGGHSVDNFLAIRNQEYVRLLRLLAKKAETCESVNLSEELPRVSHNVIGQMMLGKYSSASRADEARLVVREATKIFGEFNFSDFNWIWKKLDLQGFRKRTEATHKKFDELVEKVIAEREELRKIQKKGDTIEEKDVKSFLDILLDILEGESSENLEVEFSRNHVKGLITDLFAASIDTTSISMEWALAELMNHPEVLKKARDEIYRVVKNGRLVGELDVPNLPYIQAIIKESLRLHPPLTFVTRKCVEQCKVGNYVIAKDTMLFINNWAIGRDPKNWEKPLEFCPERFLQLDGGDKASAIDVRGQQFQFLPFGSGRRICPGITLTMKMLPALLAAMIQCFDWKVVGTHYKNMDKENNVLEMDEKPGFTTPRAYDLVCVPVARFSPLSILDPQNEI